The Maniola hyperantus chromosome 2, iAphHyp1.2, whole genome shotgun sequence genome includes a region encoding these proteins:
- the LOC117990457 gene encoding uncharacterized protein, whose amino-acid sequence MEDIIDNDMLISMVEERTLLWDKNSLMYKDRYATKKAWAEVCHKIYKGYEGMSEREKREFGKAVTRRWTNLRDAYTKYKRKVKRTKEQGFKIKKYVYNNQMKFLAKFYDSEQSADEFDATISVDVNDSNDELLMLADNEKLEVSEERHPDRQNDMPERNPTQRFGKRKRQRQTNQGKKRRKPDEIELKLLKALEEKPDPHISFFQGVLPHLHKYDDNEVLEFQTGVLRLISTIDAKKKAASKNFQQPSSSNYFNSLSTCALQSRVKQPRPSPEPSESSEKSMDFDIMY is encoded by the exons ATGGAAGATATAATCGATAATGACATGCTGATTTCAATGGTGGAAGAACGAACATTGCTTTGGGACAAAAATAGTCTAATGTACAAAGATAGATATGCCACGAAAAAAGCATGGGCAGAAGTTTGTCACAAGATATATAAAGGATACGAGGGCATGTCGGAGAGGGAGAAAAGGGAGTTCG GGAAAGCAGTGACACGTAGATGGACTAACCTTCGCGATGCGTACACGAAATATAAACGGAAGGTGAAGAGAACCAAAGAACAaggtttcaaaataaaaaaatatgtgtacAATAATCAAATGAAATTTCTGGCAAAATTTTACGATTCGGAACAATCTGCAGACGAATTCGATGCAACCATCTCCGTGGACGTGAACGACAGCAATGACGAGCTTCTGATGCTGGCTGACAACGAGAAACTGGAAGTCAGTGAGGAGAGACACCCGGACAGACAAAATGACATGCCCGAGAGAAATCCTACTCAGAGATTCGGTAAAAGAAAACGCCAACGCCAAACTAACCAAGGGAAGAAAAGGAGAAAACCAGACGAAATTGAGTTGAAACTATTGAAGGCCCTGGAGGAGAAACCGGATCCCCACATATCGTTTTTTCAAGGCGTGTTGCCACATTTGCACAAATACGACGACAACGAAGTTTTAGAATTTCAAACGGGAGTTTTACGACTGATCTCTACAATAGATGCGAAGAAAAAAGCAGCTTCGAAAAATTTCCAACAGCCTTCGTCTTCCAATTATTTCAACTCGCTTTCCACTTGTGCGTTACAATCTCGCGTCAAACAACCGAGGCCTTCGCCAGAACCGTCTGAGTCTTCAGAGAAGTCGATGGATTTCGATATTATGTATTAG
- the endos gene encoding alpha-endosulfine encodes MSESADQNEPPKDPKELEKLEEAKLKAKFPNAILGRGPSGHSAFLQKRLAKGQKFFDSGDYQMAKQRPSNLAAPFKAPAVPAKLPTGDAIPTPETVPLRKTSIIQPKYQPPTHS; translated from the exons ATGAGTGAATCAGCTGATCAGAATGAACCTCCAAAAGAT CCAAAAGAACTGGAAAAGTTAGAAGAGGCAAAGCTGAAAGCAAAGTTTCCAAATGCGATACTTGGTAGAGGTCCCAGCGGTCACTCAGCTTTTCTACAAAAAAGGCTTGCTAAAGGa CAAAAGTTCTTTGACTCTGGTGACTACCAGATGGCCAAGCAGCGGCCGAGCAACCTGGCGGCGCCCTTCAAAGCGCCCGCCGTTCCCGCCAAGCTGCCCACAGGCGACGCCATTCCCACGCCCGAGACCGTGCCGCTACGCAAGACCTCCATCATCCAGCCCAAGTACCAGCCGCCCACACACTCCTAG